One genomic region from Gossypium hirsutum isolate 1008001.06 chromosome D13, Gossypium_hirsutum_v2.1, whole genome shotgun sequence encodes:
- the LOC121225285 gene encoding protein GLUTAMINE DUMPER 3 gives MEAREPHNATARTHSGVNSELHTSPWHSPVPYLFGGLAAMLGLIAFALLVLACSYWKLLGYNENDGEGGTERDLEAGEGKGEAGRPVMEPKVLVIMAGEKKPTFLATPIGSNGSYYFGEIVKSDVAVVIKRERKASKMRKRSAVVVMVVVTVELKLR, from the coding sequence ATGGAAGCAAGAGAGCCACATAATGCGACGGCAAGGACACATTCAGGCGTAAACAGTGAACTCCACACGTCTCCCTGGCATTCGCCGGTACCCTACTTGTTCGGCGGGTTAGCTGCCATGTTGGGTCTTATAGCGTTTGCGCTTCTCGTCCTTGCATGTTCTTATTGGAAACTATTGGGTTACAACGAGAACGACGGTGAAGGGGGAACGGAGAGAGACTTAGAAGCCGGAGAAGGTAAAGGAGAAGCTGGTCGGCCGGTTATGGAACCAAAGGTTCTTGTTATAATGGCGGGAGAAAAAAAGCCGACGTTCTTGGCCACCCCAATTGGTTCTAACGGGTCGTATTATTTCGGTGAAATAGTGAAAAGCGATGTTGCTGTAGTGATCAAAAGGGAGAGGAAGGCAAGCAAGATGAGAAAGAGGTCTGCCGTGGTGGTGATGGTGGTGGTGACGGTGGAGCTGAAACTACGGTGA
- the LOC121225286 gene encoding zinc finger protein CONSTANS-LIKE 5, with amino-acid sequence MAAKHCDICKPTATDPDFMCLSYDSSTTVHGGIGRVLMCDVCEQAPAAFTCKADAAALCVACDADIHSANHLARRHYRVPIDPFLGPQKEDVIVMGSWSLLPGFNHKLVETEDLGISEMDPLIDLEYQDGYHVLQHHNLGMESLVPVQIEPATTVPVVNPIHFCQSQSLSHSVSSSSVELSDGISVSDISYPLRGTTVDPSVLICNNEANQVGTMDRVARVLRYREKRKKRKFVKTVRYASRKAYAESRPRIKGRFVKRTQIHNRVDHLCNSAISPSTTTTTTTSHTHYYGIVPSFL; translated from the exons ATGGCTGCTAAGCATTGCGACATATGTAAACCAACAGCTACCGATCCAGATTTTATGTGCCTGAGTTATGATTCTTCCACCACCGTCCACGGCGGCATTGGGAGGGTGTTGATGTGCGACGTTTGCGAGCAAGCTCCGGCTGCGTTCACTTGCAAAGCCGATGCCGCCGCGCTTTGTGTGGCTTGTGATGCCGATATTCACTCCGCTAATCATTTGGCTCGTCGTCACTACCGTGTCCCGATCGACCCTTTTCTTGGTCCACAAAAAGAGGATGTAATAGTGATGGGTTCTTGGTCTTTGTTACCTGGTTTCAATCATAAACTGGTTGAAACAGAGGATTTGGGGATTTCAGAAATGGATCCGTTAATTGATTTGGAGTACCAGGATGGATATCATGTTTTACAGCATCATAATTTAGGTATGGAAAGCTTAGTTCCAGTTCAGATCGAACCGGCAACAACAGTTCCAGTGGTCAACCCTATTCACTTCTGCCAATCTCAGTCTCTCAGCCATAGT gtATCGTCATCCTCGGTTGAGTTAAGTGATGGGATTTCCGTATCAGATATCTCGTACCCATTAAGAGGTACCACAGTTGATCCAAGCGTACTCATATGCAACAACGAAGCAAACCAAGTTGGTACAATGGATCGAGTGGCTCGGGTTTTGAGGTacagagaaaagagaaagaagaggaaattCGTGAAAACAGTTCGTTACGCTTCACGAAAAGCCTACGCTGAATCAAGACCGAGAATCAAAGGTCGTTTCGTTAAAAGAACCCAAATCCACAACCGAGTTGACCATCTCTGTAACTCAGCAATATCAccatcaacaacaacaacaacaacaacatccCACACGCATTACTACGGTATTGTCCCATCTTTTTTATGA